The nucleotide window TGACGGCATGCGCGCTCATGCTTCGTTATCTCATCAGACACGGCAGGGGGAGGTTTCTTGGAACTTTTTTCGGAAATTCCCGGAGCACGGGGTTTCGTAGATGAGGGCGCGGAGCGGTGGCGTTTTTTGGAACGGTCGTCATCCGTCTTGCGGGCGGACGGGTCCGCATCTTGAATGCCGCTGCCAATCCACCATGTTCATCCTCAAAAAACTGTTCCAACTCCGGGACCACGCGACCGTCGATTCGGAGAAGCCTTTCCTGGAACATTTGGAGGATCTGCGGAAGACGATCACCAGGATGGTGCTTACGCTGGTGATCGCGATGATCGCCTGCTTTTCACTGCAGGGCCGCCTGATGCAGATCCTGCGGTCGCCGGTCGATAAGATTTGGCAGATTCATCAGGAAGAGTTGATACCGGAAAAGGAGAAGGTTTCGGAAACACTCACGGTGGAAAAATGGGAGCAGGCGAAAAAGCTGGAACAAGCAGCCGCACCACTCGCCCCTGTTGAGCGCGAGGCACTCTACTCGGCGGCGGGGGATGACAAGCTGGTCTTTCATGCGAAGTCGGTGGCATTGCTGCGCGGAGCGCTGGCTTTGCCGGATGAGAAGCGCGAGGCATTCCTGAAATCGATTCCGGGCAGCGGCGGCGGCCAGCAGCCCGAGGCTCTCCAGCGGGGAGGCTATTCGGCGGAGGCGATGCAGAAGCAGATCCGTGCGTTGATCGAGTCCAAAGCCAGCCCGGTGATCGATACCAAGGGCAGCACGATGTCCACCTTGAAGCCTACGGAGTCCTTCATGCTTTCGATGAAGCTGGCGTTCTTCGCCGGTATCGTCGTGAGCTTTCCGCTGCTGCTTTATTTCCTCCTCCAGTTCATCCTGCCGGGCCTGCACGGGCATGAGAAGAAGGTGCTGTGGCCCGCGCTTGGGATTGGCTTCGGTCTGTTTGTCGGCGGGGTATTGTTCGCATACTTCCTGGTGTTGCCACGGACGCTGCTGTTCTTCGCCGATTGGGGCAAGGACATGGGCATTTCCAATGACTGGCGGATCGGGGAATATATTTCCTTTGCCACCCAGTTCACCCTGCTCTTTGGCGCGGCCTTCGAACTGCCGGTGGTGGTGATGGTCTGTGTGAAGCTCGGCCTGTTGGGCTACGAGACAATGAGGAAGACCCGCCGCTACGCCATCGTGGCCATCTTCGTCATCGCCGCCGTCCTCACGCCGACACCGGACATGCTGACCCAGTGCCTCATGGCCGCGCCGATGGTCATCCTCTACGAGGCCTGTATCTGGATGGCCTGGTGGGATGAGAAGAAGAAGGCGAAGATGGAGCAGGCCGAGGCCCGGGAGCGTATGGAGCGCCTGCTGCTGGATGCCGAGACGCAGCCGGATCCGTACGCGACGGAGGAAGGCGAGGATGGAAGCCTGCCGGAGGTCCGTGCCGCCTCCCATCACAGCGAAATCGCCGGGGATCATGATGAACCGCCCGTGGAGCATGATCCGGATCTGCTGCCGCCGCCGACCACCCAGGAAGAGCCGCGGAAGGAGTAAGCCGGGCGTTACAAACGCCGCGCCGGATTTGCGCGTCCCCGCTTGTCTTTCAGCCAGGGGAGCGGAATCCTCGCGGTGTTCCGTATGAAGCCGTTCCGTCCGTTCTGGTTCGTCGCGCTGGCGTTCGCTCTCTCTCCCCTGTCGCTGCACGCCGCTCCTGCGGAAGCTCCGGCTGCCGTTTCATCCTCTGAATCCGCCATCACCGACAGCCGCGCGGTGATTGCCAATGACAAGCTTTCCCTCACGGTGGTCCTCGACGAGGGACGGGTGACTGGCGTGCGCCTTGCTGACAAGGTCAACGGCCGCCTGTACGATCTCGGCACGAAGCTCTTCGAATTCTCAGGTGAGGAAACCGACGACGAATACGGCAAGCCGCAGGAGTTTACCCGCAGTTCCTCCTGTTGGATCGCTTCCAAGCCGGTGGCCGGAAAGATCGAGGCCAAGGCCGATGCGCGCCGTCTCGCCGATCGCGTGGCCGGGCAGACGTTGGAAATCCGTTTCGCCTGGGATGCGTCCGGCAATGAGGTGGTGTGGCGCGCGGAGCTCCGCGATGGTGCTCCTTATCTGCGCCAGACCGTCACCTTCACCCCGCACATGGGCAATGGTGACATCAAGCAGATCAAGCTGCTCGATTTCTCCGCGGACAATGCCCGGACCCAGGGCACGGTGCAAGGCGTGCCGGTCACCATCAATGACTCGCTGTTCTGCGGCGTGGAGCATCCGATGGCCGAGAACAGCGTGAAGGACGGCCGCGTCACCGGCCTTCTCGCCCGCAAGACCAAGGTTGCCAATCACAAGAACCTCGTCGTTTCCTCCATCGTCGGCGTGGCTGCTCCCGGCCAGCTCCGCCGCACTTTTCAGCTCGGCTACGTGAATATCGAGCGCGTGCGTCCCTACGAGCCGTTCCTCAATTACAACACGTGGTACGACATCGGTTACTTCAGCCGCTACGATGAGAAGGCCGCGCTTGATGTCGTCCGCGCCTATGGCGAGGAGCTGGTGAAGAAGCGCGGCGTGAAGGTGGACAGCTTCCTCTTCGATGACGGTTGGGATGATCCCGCCACGCTCTGGCAGTTCAACAAGGGCATGCCGAACGAGTTCAAGGAAGTCCGCAAGCTGGCCGAGAGCTACGGCGCGAGCCCGGGCGTGTGGTTCTCGCCGTGGGGCGGCTACGGTCCGCCGAAGGACGCCCGTATCGCCGCCGCCAACACCGGCCTCGAGAAGGGCAAGGAGTACGAAACCAACGAGACCGGTTTCGCCCTGTCCGGGAAGAACTACTACAAGCTCTTCCGCGACATGTGTCTGCGCATGATCCGCGACAACGGCATCAACCACTTCAAGTTCGATGGCACCGGTGATGCCGGCAAGGTGCAGCCGGGCTCCGACTTCGGCAGCGACTTCGAGGCGGTGATCGCGCTCATCGCCGATCTCCGCAAGGAACGCCCGGACCTTTACATCAACCTTACCACGGGCACGTGGGCCTCGCCGTTCTGGTTCGGCACCGCGGACTCGATCTGGCGTGGCAACTACGACCACGAATTCATCGGCACAGGCACCCACCGCCAGCAGTGGATCACCTTCCGTGACGCGAACATCTACAAGAACAATGTCGCTGTTTCACCGTTGTTCCCGATCAACTCCCTGATGGTTCATGGAGTGATCTATGCGAAGCACGCGCGATGGCTGAACGAGGATCCCGGCAACAATCTGCCGGAGGAAATCTGGTCCGGATTCGCCTATGGCACGCAGATGGAGGAGCTTTACGTCACGCCTTCGCTGCTTTCGCAGGAGAACTGGGACACCATCGCTGCCGCGGCGAAGTGGGCGCGTGGCAACTCCGCGACGCTGGTGGACACCCACTGGATCGGCGGCGATCCGGCGAAGCTCGAAACCTACGGTTGGGCTTCCTGGTCGAAGGAAAAGGGCATCCTCTGCCTGCGTAATCCCTCCGACCGCGAACAGCATTTTTCCGCCACCCCGGCCTCGTTGTTCGAACTGCCCGCCGGCGCCGCAGGCAGCTACAAACTGGTTTCGCCGAAGGGTGACACCGCCCCGGGAGATGGTACGATTGCGGCGGACAAGCCTCTGGCGATCACGCTGAAGCCTTTCCAGGTGCTCGTCTTCGAGGCGCTTCCGCAAAAGTAAGGCTTCGAAGAAATCTCATGAAGATTCTCTAACGACGGAGCCGGTTCCACTGTTAGAGAATCTTGTGTCATATGAATTCCATTTTGACGGATGGGAAAGATGGGGGATGCTGTACATCCCCCCTCCAGTTTCCCATGACCGACAAGGAAATCCTCTCCCACCTGCTCAACCTCGCGGAATCACTGCAGAGCCACGAGGAGATCGAGCTCATGCAAGTCAAGGCGCTGCATGGCCGCGTCGACAACGTTCAGAACCTGCTGGGAGCGACCTTGAAGCTGATCCGCATGGGCGACGTGCCGGGCCAACCGGACGCATTGAAGAAAGTCGAGAAGCTCCTCAAGGAAAACAAAATCCAGGAGGGCTTCTCGAAGTTGATCGCGCGCATGGAGTCCGAGCACGAGCACAAGTCCCACCGCCTTGGAGCGATGCGCGCGATGATCAACAAACTGCCGGACAACCGGAGCTGAACGCGGATTACTTCCGCTTTGCGATTTCCGCTTTCACGTTCTCCGGATTCGGGGCACCCGGGTTGGTGCGGGCGGCGAGGGCGCGATCGAGCGAGAACACCGACTTCGCGTCCTCCGTGTAGGCGGGGTCGATGGCGGTGAGGTCGAGCTGGTCGAGCGGTACTCCACTGGCGATGGACTCGGCCACGGCCTTGCCCACCAGTTCATGCGCGTGGCGGAAGGGCACGCCCTGCTTCACCAGCCAGTCGGCCAGATCGGTGGCGAGCAGCATCGGATCGCTGGCGGCGGCGCGGCAGCGTTCAGTGCGGACTTCCATCGCGGCGATCATCTCGGCGTTCACGGCGAGGATCAGCTTGAGCGTGTCGATGGAGTCGAAGAGCGGCGGCTTGTCCTCCTGGAGGTCACGGTTGTAGGTGAGGGGCAGGCCCTTCACGGCGACGAGGAGGTTCATGAGATTGCCGACGAGGCGGCCGGTCTTGCCGCGGGTTAGTTCGCAGACGTCCGGATTCTTTTTCTGCGGCATCAGCGAGGAGCCGGTGGTGTGTGCGTCCGATAGCGTCACGAAGCCGAACTCCGCCGAGCACCACAGGATGAGGTCTTCGCTGAGGCGGGAGAGGTGCACGCCGCAGAGGGAGATCACGAATAGTAGTTCGGCGATGTAGTCGCGGTCGGCGATGGCATCCATCGAGTTGACCGTCACGCCATCGAAGCCGAGTTCCGCGGCGATGGCGCGGCGGTCGAGATTGATGGTGGAACCGGCCAGAGCGCCGGAGCCGAGCGGGGAAATGTTGAGGCGCTTCCGGCAATCGACGAGGCGCGAGCTGTCGCGGTCGAGCATCTCGACATAGGCGAGCAGATGGTGGCCGACGGTCACCGGTTGGCCGCGCTGGAGATGGGTGTAGCCCGGCACCACCGTGGCGGCGTGCTTTTCCGCTTGGGAAAGGAGGGCGTTCTTCAGCGTGGCGATGCCTTCGAGCAGCTCGCCGATCTCGTGGCGGGAATAGAGGCGCGTGTCCGTGGCGACCTGGTCGTTGCGCGAGCGGGCGGTGTGGAGCTTTGCGCCG belongs to Luteolibacter ambystomatis and includes:
- the tatC gene encoding twin-arginine translocase subunit TatC; amino-acid sequence: MFILKKLFQLRDHATVDSEKPFLEHLEDLRKTITRMVLTLVIAMIACFSLQGRLMQILRSPVDKIWQIHQEELIPEKEKVSETLTVEKWEQAKKLEQAAAPLAPVEREALYSAAGDDKLVFHAKSVALLRGALALPDEKREAFLKSIPGSGGGQQPEALQRGGYSAEAMQKQIRALIESKASPVIDTKGSTMSTLKPTESFMLSMKLAFFAGIVVSFPLLLYFLLQFILPGLHGHEKKVLWPALGIGFGLFVGGVLFAYFLVLPRTLLFFADWGKDMGISNDWRIGEYISFATQFTLLFGAAFELPVVVMVCVKLGLLGYETMRKTRRYAIVAIFVIAAVLTPTPDMLTQCLMAAPMVILYEACIWMAWWDEKKKAKMEQAEARERMERLLLDAETQPDPYATEEGEDGSLPEVRAASHHSEIAGDHDEPPVEHDPDLLPPPTTQEEPRKE
- the argH gene encoding argininosuccinate lyase, with product MWKGRFAQDTSSLVQQFGESISYDWRLFPHDIAGSIAHARAQMNAGLLTADEFSQIATGLKEILADIEAGRFEFKTSLEDIHMNIEAELTRRIGAAGAKLHTARSRNDQVATDTRLYSRHEIGELLEGIATLKNALLSQAEKHAATVVPGYTHLQRGQPVTVGHHLLAYVEMLDRDSSRLVDCRKRLNISPLGSGALAGSTINLDRRAIAAELGFDGVTVNSMDAIADRDYIAELLFVISLCGVHLSRLSEDLILWCSAEFGFVTLSDAHTTGSSLMPQKKNPDVCELTRGKTGRLVGNLMNLLVAVKGLPLTYNRDLQEDKPPLFDSIDTLKLILAVNAEMIAAMEVRTERCRAAASDPMLLATDLADWLVKQGVPFRHAHELVGKAVAESIASGVPLDQLDLTAIDPAYTEDAKSVFSLDRALAARTNPGAPNPENVKAEIAKRK